The following coding sequences are from one Achromobacter sp. B7 window:
- the efp gene encoding elongation factor P, which translates to MKTAQELRVGNVVMVGKDPLVVQKAEYNKSGRNAAVVKLKFKNLLTASASESVYKADEKFEVVQLDRKECTYSYFGDPMYVFMDEEYNQYEIEAESMGDALNYLEEAMPVEVVFYDGRAISVELPTTIVREITYTEPAVRGDTSGKVTKPAKINTGYELNVPLFCAIGDKIEIDTRTNEYRSRVQ; encoded by the coding sequence ATGAAAACCGCTCAGGAATTGCGAGTCGGCAACGTGGTCATGGTCGGCAAGGATCCCCTCGTGGTCCAAAAAGCCGAATACAACAAGTCTGGCCGTAACGCTGCTGTTGTGAAGCTGAAGTTCAAGAACCTGCTGACCGCCTCGGCCAGCGAATCGGTCTACAAGGCCGACGAAAAGTTCGAAGTGGTGCAACTGGATCGCAAGGAGTGCACGTACTCCTACTTCGGCGACCCGATGTACGTCTTCATGGACGAAGAGTACAACCAGTACGAAATCGAAGCGGAAAGCATGGGCGACGCCCTGAACTACCTGGAAGAAGCGATGCCCGTGGAAGTGGTCTTCTACGACGGCCGCGCCATCTCGGTTGAACTGCCCACCACGATCGTTCGCGAAATCACCTACACCGAACCCGCCGTGCGTGGCGATACCTCGGGCAAGGTCACCAAGCCGGCCAAGATCAACACCGGCTACGAACTGAACGTGCCGCTGTTCTGCGCCATCGGCGACAAGATCGAAATCGACACCCGCACGAACGAATACCGCAGCCGCGTTCAGTAA
- a CDS encoding DUF1178 family protein, translated as MALKVFDLQCEHSHVFEGWFGSHEDYDAQQARGLVTCPVCGSASITKRLSAPRLNVSHLHAPASPPAVPAGASDAEKMAAVQAIVMKQVRALLRNTENVGPRFAEEARRIHEGDADERPIRGTATPEERAALVEDGIEVMAVPDFLDDERLQ; from the coding sequence ATGGCTCTTAAAGTTTTTGACCTCCAGTGCGAACACAGCCACGTATTCGAAGGCTGGTTCGGCTCGCACGAAGACTACGACGCGCAACAGGCGCGTGGCCTGGTTACGTGCCCCGTTTGCGGGTCGGCCAGCATCACCAAGCGTTTGTCGGCGCCGCGCCTGAACGTGTCGCATCTGCACGCGCCGGCCAGTCCGCCCGCCGTGCCCGCGGGCGCCTCGGACGCCGAGAAAATGGCCGCGGTGCAGGCCATCGTGATGAAACAGGTGCGCGCGTTGCTGCGCAACACTGAAAACGTCGGCCCGCGCTTTGCCGAAGAAGCGCGCCGCATCCACGAGGGCGACGCCGACGAGCGCCCGATACGCGGCACGGCCACGCCGGAAGAACGCGCCGCGCTGGTCGAAGACGGCATCGAAGTCATGGCCGTGCCGGACTTTCTAGACGACGAGCGCCTGCAATAA